In Alteracholeplasma palmae J233, a single genomic region encodes these proteins:
- a CDS encoding endonuclease I family protein, producing the protein MKKIRIILALTITVFSTILLVGCLNKEKDFSELLNNIKIDYGNNIDQNNIKESFTLVNEVSKEEIEWISDSDSLIVNNNKVEVKQLQEEQKVSLTASFKNDLNKNKKVFNLTILKDETFGDTFDITYGTNLSNEYLKNDFVLPDTYKGYKVTYSIEENQNFIITDNYNVTINRAEENVNLVLKVNIDAINYVKTYEVPITIVEIKLIQINYIDENGLEIFQELVEKGIVIDSPFFSNEVISFDYYKDPFYTQKIDQLIFSENTDIYVKSSLNNIKQAFDNDPTVNFSEDIYSDSLQVYINENLIDSTAENIFIISDMNKNDEDFKLVIKNNNGDVILEKEISIWKQPSLVTFEEKEGFIPSSTYNNEKPRITGEETYQWEIVYGTVTSTKTQVINDIASLQMRTYDRTHVTPYALTKFSIAELNKVEFYAKTSAKNNLKVSYSKDGKNFTNEVDYTLSKNPTKYIYELDTKEAVYIKFEVIKDGVGNVTIDNVLFDHNRDKRIVFMSDEPEKGGLEEIKERFEDERKVTNKLSDLAPYDNLTYYASLNGLSKEAFKAELSKILTDTMTPRSYGEARFILEQSDYIKKDDKTYLYGAYDNALISVIYWDGGTSWAREHVWPNSRLGIERVENGTRNQGTDLYNLRAIVPSTNSSRSNRYFENPEEKNTKNQTVGRNAYYTGDDQRGDTARILFYMATRYHNILTLVNEVLTNDSSTNYKPQGAKMSMLDTLLAWHKEDPVSEFEVQRNNVIYEYQGNRNPYVDNPGYVEQYFYKEISQNQQLTQVYKEFVFNPLSKFDKAIIFKNDDLNINL; encoded by the coding sequence ATGAAAAAAATAAGAATAATATTAGCTTTAACAATCACAGTGTTTTCAACTATTTTATTAGTTGGATGTTTAAATAAAGAAAAAGATTTTAGTGAGTTATTAAATAATATCAAAATTGATTATGGTAATAATATAGATCAAAATAATATTAAAGAATCATTTACTTTAGTTAATGAAGTAAGTAAAGAAGAAATTGAATGGATCAGCGATAGTGATTCTCTAATAGTAAATAATAACAAAGTAGAAGTAAAACAACTACAAGAGGAACAAAAAGTGTCCTTAACGGCATCCTTTAAAAATGATCTAAATAAAAATAAGAAAGTGTTTAACTTAACTATTTTAAAAGATGAAACATTTGGAGATACATTTGATATTACATATGGAACAAATCTAAGTAATGAATATCTTAAAAATGATTTTGTTTTGCCAGATACTTACAAAGGATACAAAGTAACCTATAGTATTGAAGAAAATCAAAATTTTATAATAACAGATAACTATAATGTAACAATTAATAGAGCAGAAGAAAATGTAAATCTAGTTTTAAAGGTAAATATTGATGCAATAAATTATGTTAAAACATATGAAGTCCCAATAACAATAGTTGAAATAAAACTTATTCAAATTAATTATATAGATGAAAACGGCTTAGAAATTTTTCAAGAATTAGTAGAAAAAGGAATTGTAATTGATTCACCATTTTTTAGCAATGAAGTGATTAGTTTTGATTATTATAAAGATCCTTTTTATACACAAAAAATAGATCAATTAATTTTTAGTGAGAATACCGATATATATGTTAAATCATCTCTTAATAATATAAAACAAGCGTTTGATAATGATCCAACAGTTAATTTTTCAGAAGATATTTACTCTGATTCTTTACAAGTTTATATTAACGAAAACTTAATAGATTCAACTGCAGAAAATATTTTTATTATATCTGATATGAATAAAAATGATGAAGACTTTAAATTAGTTATAAAAAATAATAATGGTGATGTCATTTTAGAAAAAGAAATTAGTATATGGAAACAACCTTCTTTAGTAACTTTTGAAGAAAAAGAAGGATTTATTCCAAGCTCTACCTATAACAATGAAAAGCCCCGCATCACAGGTGAAGAAACATATCAATGGGAAATTGTATATGGAACAGTCACTTCAACAAAAACACAAGTGATAAATGATATTGCATCTTTACAAATGAGAACATATGATAGAACCCACGTAACCCCATATGCTTTAACTAAATTCTCTATAGCTGAATTAAATAAAGTTGAATTCTATGCTAAAACAAGTGCTAAAAACAATTTAAAAGTTTCTTATTCAAAAGATGGTAAGAATTTTACAAATGAAGTAGACTATACATTAAGTAAAAATCCAACTAAATATATATATGAACTTGATACAAAAGAAGCTGTTTATATTAAGTTTGAAGTCATTAAAGATGGTGTAGGTAATGTAACTATTGATAATGTTTTATTTGACCATAACAGAGATAAAAGAATAGTATTTATGAGCGATGAACCAGAAAAAGGTGGCTTAGAAGAAATTAAAGAACGCTTTGAAGATGAAAGAAAAGTAACTAATAAACTGTCTGATTTAGCGCCTTACGATAATTTAACATATTATGCTAGCTTGAATGGTTTATCAAAAGAAGCATTTAAAGCAGAATTATCTAAAATTTTAACTGATACTATGACACCAAGATCTTATGGTGAAGCACGATTTATTTTAGAACAATCAGATTATATCAAAAAAGATGATAAAACATACCTTTATGGGGCATATGATAATGCTCTAATCAGTGTTATTTATTGGGATGGTGGAACATCTTGGGCAAGAGAACATGTATGGCCAAATTCAAGATTAGGTATAGAAAGAGTAGAAAATGGTACAAGAAATCAAGGAACTGATCTTTATAATCTACGTGCAATAGTCCCATCGACTAATAGTTCAAGAAGTAATAGATACTTTGAAAATCCAGAAGAAAAAAACACTAAAAATCAAACTGTTGGTAGAAATGCTTATTATACAGGAGATGATCAAAGAGGCGACACAGCTAGAATTTTATTTTATATGGCAACACGTTATCATAATATTTTAACACTTGTTAATGAAGTACTTACAAATGATTCATCTACTAACTACAAGCCACAAGGAGCTAAAATGAGCATGTTAGACACTTTATTAGCATGGCACAAGGAAGATCCGGTTTCAGAGTTTGAAGTCCAACGTAACAACGTTATCTACGAATATCAAGGAAATAGAAACCCATATGTTGATAACCCTGGATATGTGGAACAGTACTTCTACAAAGAAATTAGTCAAAACCAACAACTAACGCAAGTATATAAAGAATTTGTATTTAATCCATTATCAAAATTTGATAAGGCAATTATTTTTAAAAATGATGATTTAAACATTAACTTGTAA
- the rplQ gene encoding 50S ribosomal protein L17, giving the protein MAYSKLSRNSDQRKALLRDLVTDLIINDRIVTTEAKAKELQKLADKMVTLAKEGTLSARRQAASLVRDEMALENQTAVQKLFDVIAGRYTDRKGGYTRIIKTVPRRGDAAPMAIIEFI; this is encoded by the coding sequence ATGGCTTATAGTAAACTTAGCCGCAATAGCGACCAAAGAAAAGCTTTATTACGCGATTTAGTAACTGATTTAATCATTAACGATAGAATTGTTACTACTGAAGCTAAAGCTAAAGAATTACAAAAATTAGCTGATAAAATGGTTACTTTAGCCAAAGAAGGCACTCTAAGTGCACGTCGTCAAGCGGCTTCATTAGTTCGCGATGAAATGGCTTTAGAAAATCAAACAGCAGTACAAAAATTATTTGATGTTATTGCAGGTAGATACACAGACAGAAAAGGTGGATACACTCGTATCATTAAAACCGTTCCTCGTCGTGGCGATGCTGCACCAATGGCAATCATTGAATTTATATAA
- a CDS encoding DNA-directed RNA polymerase subunit alpha: MKDLKFEKPSAVEEISVDGNKGKFVIRPLERGYGVTIGNALRRVLLSSLPGAAIVNTKIDGVEHEFSTISGVYEDVMEIVLNLKKVVFSVDSDDSQYEQKLELYAVGPGVVTAADFNRVDGVTVINPDQVIANLAEDGKLSMVVTIRRGIGYVSAENNKVYSKYEVGVIPIDSLYTPVERVSYHVEKTRGDSDELTIEIETNGAIDVKEALSLASKMLVDYFNVIVQIGEQASQKDFIYEPTEEPSSKKLEMRVEQLDLSVRLFNSLKRSGIATVAELVKLTEEEVMRFRSLGRKSFKELKEKLAENGLEFEHSMSKDSRFDLDYDEDKE, from the coding sequence GTGAAAGACTTAAAATTTGAAAAACCAAGTGCAGTTGAAGAAATATCTGTTGATGGAAATAAGGGTAAATTTGTTATTAGACCTTTAGAAAGAGGATACGGAGTAACAATTGGTAATGCTTTAAGAAGAGTTTTACTATCTTCATTGCCAGGTGCTGCAATCGTTAATACAAAAATTGACGGTGTAGAACATGAATTTTCAACTATCAGTGGAGTTTACGAAGACGTAATGGAAATCGTCCTTAATTTAAAAAAGGTTGTATTCTCTGTTGACTCTGACGACTCTCAATATGAACAAAAATTAGAGTTATACGCAGTCGGACCTGGAGTTGTAACTGCAGCTGACTTTAATCGCGTTGATGGCGTAACTGTTATCAATCCAGATCAAGTTATTGCAAACTTAGCTGAAGATGGAAAACTATCTATGGTTGTCACAATTAGACGTGGAATCGGATATGTTAGCGCAGAAAATAATAAAGTATATAGTAAATACGAAGTGGGAGTTATTCCTATTGACTCATTATATACGCCAGTAGAAAGAGTATCTTATCATGTTGAAAAAACAAGAGGAGATAGCGATGAATTAACAATTGAAATTGAAACTAATGGTGCTATCGATGTAAAAGAAGCATTATCATTAGCTTCAAAAATGTTAGTTGATTATTTTAATGTAATCGTTCAAATTGGAGAACAAGCATCTCAAAAAGATTTTATATATGAACCAACAGAAGAGCCAAGTAGTAAGAAGTTAGAAATGAGAGTTGAACAACTTGATTTATCAGTTAGACTATTTAACAGTCTAAAACGTTCAGGAATTGCAACAGTTGCTGAATTAGTAAAACTAACTGAAGAAGAAGTAATGCGCTTTAGAAGTTTAGGACGTAAATCATTTAAAGAACTTAAAGAAAAACTTGCTGAAAATGGCTTAGAATTTGAACATAGCATGAGCAAAGATTCAAGATTTGATCTTGATTATGACGAAGATAAGGAGTAA
- the rpsK gene encoding 30S ribosomal protein S11 — translation MARKKTTKRRVKKNIPLGIAHIHTTFNNTIVTITDPEGNAVAWSSAGVLQFKGSRKSTPFAAQMSAEAAAKAAMENGMIKVEVFIKGPGPGREAAIRSLQTAGLEITAIKDVTPVPHNGCRPPKRPRG, via the coding sequence ATGGCACGTAAGAAAACAACTAAACGTAGAGTTAAGAAAAACATTCCCCTAGGTATTGCACATATTCATACAACATTTAACAATACAATCGTAACTATCACAGACCCAGAAGGAAATGCAGTAGCATGGAGTAGTGCGGGAGTTTTACAATTTAAAGGTAGCCGTAAGTCAACACCATTTGCTGCACAAATGTCAGCAGAAGCTGCAGCTAAAGCAGCAATGGAAAATGGAATGATCAAAGTTGAAGTATTCATTAAAGGTCCAGGACCTGGACGTGAAGCAGCAATTCGTTCATTACAAACAGCTGGACTAGAAATTACAGCTATCAAAGACGTAACACCAGTACCACATAATGGATGTAGACCACCAAAACGTCCACGTGGATAA
- the rpsM gene encoding 30S ribosomal protein S13, with translation MARIAGVDIPRDKRVVVSLTYIYGIGLTTSKTILANANISEDVRVKDLTEDQLSAIRTEIANVTVEGDLRREVTLNIKRLMEIGSYRGIRHRRNLPVRGQNTRNNARTRKGKAKAIAGKKK, from the coding sequence ATGGCAAGAATAGCAGGCGTTGACATTCCACGTGACAAACGTGTTGTGGTTTCGTTAACATATATTTATGGTATTGGTCTAACAACATCTAAAACAATCTTAGCAAATGCAAATATTAGTGAAGATGTTCGTGTTAAAGACTTAACAGAAGACCAATTATCAGCAATTCGTACAGAAATTGCAAATGTCACTGTTGAAGGTGATTTAAGAAGAGAAGTAACATTAAATATTAAACGTTTAATGGAAATCGGCTCATATCGTGGTATCCGCCATCGTAGAAATTTACCAGTTCGTGGACAAAACACTAGAAATAATGCACGTACTAGAAAAGGTAAAGCAAAAGCGATCGCTGGTAAGAAGAAATAA
- the rpmJ gene encoding 50S ribosomal protein L36, protein MKVRASVKKRSADDIIVRRKGRVYVINKKVRRNNQRQG, encoded by the coding sequence GTGAAAGTTAGAGCATCCGTAAAGAAACGTAGTGCAGATGACATCATTGTACGTCGTAAAGGCCGCGTTTATGTAATCAACAAAAAAGTTAGAAGAAATAACCAAAGACAAGGTTAA
- the infA gene encoding translation initiation factor IF-1, with protein MAREDLIEVEAKVIEVLPNTKFKVELENGHIVLAHVSGKIRINNIRILPGDKVTVELSPYDLTRGRITYRRK; from the coding sequence ATGGCTAGAGAAGATTTAATTGAAGTAGAAGCTAAAGTCATTGAAGTATTACCTAATACTAAATTTAAAGTAGAGTTAGAAAACGGACATATCGTTCTAGCTCATGTTTCTGGTAAAATCCGTATCAACAACATACGCATTTTACCTGGTGATAAAGTTACAGTTGAATTATCACCATATGATTTAACCCGTGGGCGAATTACTTATCGCCGTAAATAA
- the map gene encoding type I methionyl aminopeptidase: MILIKSKREIELMKKAGEILDMTRKMLVPHIKPGVSTHQLDILAENFIKDQGATPSFKNYNGFPGSICASVNEVVVHGIPSKKKILKDGDIITVDLGVCYKGYHSDSAWTYPVGNISDEVKQLLEVTEKSLFIGLEQAKPGNHVSDISHAIEQFVKPYGYGIVEEFTGHGIGQSLHEDPYVPNFGAPKQGALLKPGMTFCVEPMLNLGTKRVRILSDNWTTVTSDKKYSAHYEHTIVITETGYEILSTIKE; encoded by the coding sequence ATGATTTTAATAAAGTCAAAAAGAGAAATTGAGTTGATGAAAAAAGCAGGAGAAATATTAGACATGACTCGTAAGATGTTAGTGCCTCATATTAAACCAGGTGTTAGTACTCATCAGCTTGATATACTCGCTGAAAATTTCATAAAAGATCAAGGAGCAACTCCCTCATTTAAAAACTATAATGGTTTTCCGGGATCAATCTGCGCATCAGTTAATGAAGTTGTTGTACATGGTATTCCATCTAAAAAGAAAATCTTAAAAGATGGTGATATTATTACAGTTGATTTAGGAGTATGTTATAAAGGATACCATTCAGATTCTGCATGGACATATCCAGTTGGCAATATTTCTGATGAAGTAAAACAATTGTTAGAGGTCACAGAAAAATCATTATTTATTGGTTTAGAACAAGCCAAACCAGGTAATCATGTATCTGACATTTCACATGCTATTGAACAATTCGTTAAACCATATGGTTATGGTATTGTCGAAGAGTTTACCGGACATGGAATTGGACAAAGTTTACATGAAGATCCATATGTACCTAATTTTGGAGCACCAAAACAAGGAGCATTATTAAAACCAGGTATGACATTTTGTGTTGAACCAATGCTAAATCTAGGCACAAAAAGAGTAAGAATTCTATCAGATAACTGGACAACCGTAACAAGCGACAAGAAGTATAGTGCACATTATGAACATACGATTGTTATTACTGAGACAGGATATGAAATTTTGTCTACAATAAAGGAGTGA
- a CDS encoding adenylate kinase, which produces MQLILMGPPGVGKGSQASVLSKKLNIPHISTGDMFRKHFKENTSLGKLAKSYTDKGLLVPDEVTNQMVEDRFLDSDIKNGFLLDGFPRNLAQAKFLDELFERKGIKLTAAVDITADDKVLVKRITGRRVCPTCGAVYHIDNNPPKVAGLCDNDSTPLIQRADDKEETVLNRLKVYKDETFPIIEYYQNQNLVYKVDGMKSIDEVTQTILKALGE; this is translated from the coding sequence GTGCAACTTATTCTTATGGGGCCTCCAGGTGTTGGAAAAGGTTCACAAGCATCTGTGCTGTCAAAAAAATTAAACATCCCTCATATTTCTACAGGGGATATGTTTAGAAAACATTTTAAAGAAAATACAAGTTTAGGAAAGCTTGCAAAAAGTTATACTGATAAAGGACTATTAGTTCCTGATGAAGTAACAAACCAAATGGTAGAAGATCGCTTTTTAGATAGTGATATCAAAAATGGTTTTCTACTAGATGGATTTCCTAGAAATCTAGCTCAAGCAAAATTCTTAGATGAATTATTTGAAAGAAAAGGCATTAAATTAACTGCAGCAGTTGATATTACTGCAGATGACAAAGTTTTGGTTAAAAGAATTACTGGTAGAAGAGTTTGCCCAACATGTGGAGCTGTATATCATATTGATAACAACCCACCAAAAGTTGCGGGACTATGTGATAACGATTCTACACCATTAATTCAAAGAGCTGATGATAAAGAAGAAACAGTTTTAAACCGTTTAAAGGTATATAAGGATGAAACATTCCCTATTATCGAATATTATCAAAATCAAAATCTTGTATACAAGGTAGATGGTATGAAGTCAATTGACGAAGTTACCCAAACTATCTTAAAGGCATTAGGTGAGTAA